A portion of the Paucilactobacillus hokkaidonensis JCM 18461 genome contains these proteins:
- the phoU gene encoding phosphate signaling complex protein PhoU: MERLIDQQLAQLDAQFTEMGVLVAKTIDAAGKAMVVGDQRTAKEIVAHDHQINDREMKLEQDAFEIIALQQPVTSDLREVVTILKAVSDLEHAGDHARDIALASLNLQREAHLKPVLILIEQFSKFTEKLMRDMLMAYVKKDWHFAQTGSQLAIEANEQHVEIYQKCVLAMKQNSEQVEQILPYVAVANSLEQIVECALNIGEWIIYRRTGEIVELKPTIGVQI, encoded by the coding sequence ATGGAACGATTAATTGATCAACAACTAGCACAGTTAGATGCGCAATTTACTGAGATGGGTGTTTTGGTTGCCAAAACAATTGACGCGGCGGGTAAAGCAATGGTGGTTGGTGACCAACGGACCGCTAAAGAAATTGTGGCTCATGATCATCAAATTAATGATCGTGAAATGAAATTGGAACAAGATGCATTTGAGATTATTGCGCTGCAACAACCAGTCACTAGTGATTTACGTGAAGTAGTTACCATTTTGAAGGCTGTTTCAGATTTAGAACATGCCGGTGACCATGCTCGCGACATTGCGTTGGCTAGTTTGAATCTGCAGCGAGAAGCCCATTTGAAACCGGTGCTGATTTTAATAGAACAATTTAGTAAATTCACAGAAAAATTAATGCGCGATATGCTGATGGCGTATGTCAAAAAGGATTGGCATTTTGCCCAAACGGGAAGCCAACTGGCAATTGAAGCAAATGAACAACACGTTGAAATATATCAAAAATGTGTCTTAGCGATGAAACAAAATAGTGAGCAGGTCGAACAAATTTTGCCATATGTGGCGGTTGCAAATTCACTGGAACAAATCGTTGAATGTGCACTGAATATCGGCGAATGGATTATTTATCGACGCACCGGTGAAATTGTGGAATTGAAGCCGACTATTGGTGTTCAGATTTAA